The Hymenobacter sp. GOD-10R genome includes a window with the following:
- a CDS encoding cytochrome c oxidase subunit 3, translating to MNSDKERNKVGARRTPSAFARMERMSPLLMLLYLSMVGITVLFVILVGAYSHTRYFSALPSGLHSFPRYFSISTIVLLVSSYTVNQARRIYQQDDMNNLARCLGATMMLGAIFMGLQIAGWRELDAQGALFSGEDGDASYTYIYLISGLHIVHVLGGIIFLFVLLLRTLHASRDAVRTLVYIRNPYRRLQLRMLTVYWHFIDVLWLGLFVVFLFLY from the coding sequence ATGAATTCTGATAAAGAACGTAATAAGGTCGGGGCCCGTCGAACGCCCTCCGCTTTTGCCCGCATGGAGCGTATGTCGCCCCTGCTAATGCTATTGTACTTGAGCATGGTGGGAATCACGGTGCTCTTCGTGATTCTGGTAGGCGCCTATTCGCATACCCGTTATTTCAGCGCGCTTCCCTCGGGGCTACATTCGTTCCCCCGCTATTTTTCCATAAGCACCATTGTGTTGCTGGTGAGCAGCTATACCGTCAACCAAGCCCGCCGCATTTACCAGCAAGACGACATGAACAACCTAGCCCGTTGTCTAGGTGCTACTATGATGCTTGGCGCTATTTTCATGGGCCTACAAATAGCGGGTTGGCGCGAGCTGGATGCGCAAGGAGCGCTCTTCTCCGGAGAGGATGGCGACGCAAGCTATACCTACATCTACTTGATTTCGGGGTTGCACATTGTGCACGTCTTGGGCGGCATTATCTTTTTGTTCGTGCTCTTGTTGCGCACGTTGCACGCCTCTCGCGACGCGGTACGCACCTTGGTCTACATCCGCAATCCTTACCGGCGCCTGCAACTACGCATGCTCACGGTATACTGGCACTTCATCGATGTGCTATGGCTAGGATTGTTCGTCGTGTTTCTATTTCTGTATTAA